In one Curtobacterium citreum genomic region, the following are encoded:
- a CDS encoding ABC transporter ATP-binding protein, translated as MSTDDGARTAEGGAAPVLALRDVSKVYGDVRALDRVSLDVATGELVGVVGPSGSGKSTMLNIVGTLDRPTSGTLHIAGNDVGAMRDDDLSALRAEHIGFVFQHFHLQSGATACENVADGLLYTGTPRRERLRRAVRALGQVGLGHRVDHRPNELSGGEKQRVAIARAIVGSPTILLADEPTGALDSASGSAIVELLRELNAGGTTVLVITHDLDLAASLPRAVRMRDGRVQADSGTDVSAVRGIADGVRATAGAA; from the coding sequence GTGAGCACGGACGACGGCGCCCGCACGGCCGAGGGCGGCGCTGCGCCGGTCCTCGCACTCCGGGACGTCAGCAAGGTCTACGGCGACGTCCGCGCGCTCGACCGCGTGTCGTTGGACGTCGCCACCGGCGAACTCGTCGGGGTCGTCGGGCCGTCGGGGTCGGGCAAGTCGACGATGCTCAACATCGTCGGCACGCTCGACCGGCCGACCTCGGGCACCCTGCACATCGCGGGGAACGACGTCGGCGCGATGCGGGACGACGACCTGTCGGCGCTGCGTGCCGAGCACATCGGCTTCGTCTTCCAACACTTCCACCTGCAGTCCGGGGCGACCGCTTGCGAGAACGTCGCGGACGGCCTGCTCTACACCGGCACCCCGCGTCGCGAACGTCTCCGCCGTGCCGTCCGTGCGCTCGGTCAGGTCGGACTGGGACACCGGGTCGACCACCGTCCGAACGAGCTGTCCGGCGGGGAGAAGCAGCGGGTCGCGATCGCCCGTGCGATCGTCGGCTCGCCCACGATCCTGCTCGCGGACGAGCCGACGGGGGCACTCGACAGCGCCTCGGGCAGCGCGATCGTCGAGTTGCTCCGCGAGCTCAACGCGGGCGGCACCACCGTGCTCGTCATCACCCACGACCTGGACCTGGCGGCATCGCTGCCCCGAGCCGTCCGGATGCGTGACGGGCGGGTCCAGGCCGATTCGGGCACCGACGTGTCCGCGGTCCGCGGCATCGCCGACGGCGTCCGGGCGACGGCGGGTGCGGCATGA
- a CDS encoding ABC transporter permease, with amino-acid sequence MSRRAALAPVDLLRLGVFGLRTRPGRVVLSALGIAIGIAAMIAVVGISSSSKAALDQVLDRLGTNVLTVTEAQGFGETPPLPSTAVDSIARQDAVELVSGVGTVPDARVYRNSLVPAAQSKGLGVMAAWGDLPRVLGGEVASGRWLDPHADAPAQVVLGSFAAEALGIQEVRPDSRVWIGGQWVQVVGVLAPMELAPDLDGQVYVPRGFAADAGFDGHPTAVYTRVDGERVAEVRSRLARAISPLSPQDVAVTRPSDALAAKNATDDSFTGLLIGIGGVALLVGGIGVANTMVITVLERRAEVGVRRALGARRRTIRDQFLVESLLLSFIGGLAGVVIGLGVTVVFALVQGWPIAVPLWAVGGGLGATVVIGGVSGIYPAARAARIPPTSALAAV; translated from the coding sequence ATGAGCCGCCGAGCTGCGCTGGCCCCCGTCGACCTGCTCCGACTCGGGGTCTTCGGGCTCCGGACACGTCCCGGGCGGGTGGTCCTGTCGGCGCTCGGCATCGCCATCGGCATCGCGGCGATGATCGCCGTCGTCGGGATCTCGTCCTCGAGCAAGGCGGCCCTCGACCAGGTCCTGGACCGGCTCGGCACGAACGTGTTGACCGTGACCGAGGCGCAGGGGTTCGGTGAGACCCCACCGCTGCCGTCCACGGCGGTCGACTCGATCGCCCGGCAGGACGCGGTCGAGCTCGTCTCGGGTGTCGGGACCGTTCCCGACGCCCGGGTGTACCGCAACAGCCTGGTGCCGGCCGCGCAGTCCAAGGGCCTGGGTGTCATGGCGGCGTGGGGCGACCTGCCGCGGGTGCTGGGCGGCGAGGTGGCCTCGGGACGATGGCTCGACCCCCACGCCGACGCACCCGCCCAGGTGGTGCTCGGATCGTTCGCCGCCGAGGCCCTGGGCATCCAGGAGGTGCGCCCCGACAGCCGCGTCTGGATCGGCGGGCAGTGGGTCCAGGTCGTCGGGGTGCTGGCACCGATGGAGCTCGCACCGGACCTCGACGGTCAGGTCTACGTGCCGCGCGGGTTCGCAGCGGATGCCGGGTTCGACGGGCACCCGACCGCCGTGTACACGCGTGTCGACGGCGAGCGGGTGGCCGAGGTGCGCTCCCGGCTCGCCCGTGCGATCAGCCCGCTGAGCCCGCAGGACGTCGCCGTCACCCGGCCGTCCGACGCGCTCGCCGCGAAGAACGCCACCGACGACTCCTTCACTGGGCTGCTCATCGGCATCGGCGGTGTCGCACTGCTGGTCGGGGGCATCGGTGTCGCGAACACCATGGTGATCACCGTGCTGGAACGCCGTGCCGAGGTCGGTGTGCGACGGGCGCTCGGTGCCCGGCGTCGCACCATCCGCGACCAGTTCCTGGTCGAGTCGTTGCTGCTGTCCTTCATCGGTGGGCTCGCCGGCGTCGTGATCGGACTCGGGGTGACGGTCGTCTTCGCGCTCGTTCAGGGCTGGCCGATCGCGGTACCCCTCTGGGCCGTCGGCGGTGGGCTGGGCGCCACCGTGGTGATCGGCGGCGTCTCCGGGATCTACCCGGCGGCACGAGCAGCGCGGATACCCCCGACTTCGGCGCTCGCAGCGGTCTGA
- a CDS encoding DUF2231 domain-containing protein, with protein MPELRVFRRLTETIEGAGVLDKAVDLDRAVVRATARPRALRQLLHGVPFGHPVHPLMVQVPLGAWISAAVLDLLGGRGNARAAKTLVGVGLVSASSASVAGYVDWAELDREQLRTGWVHQAVNWIGISLYGLSWVQRRAGNHGAGKVLGFAGLLVVSVGGYLGGHLAYRQRAGVSDHGEVPFDR; from the coding sequence ATGCCTGAGCTGCGCGTGTTCCGTCGCCTGACCGAGACCATCGAGGGGGCCGGCGTCCTCGACAAGGCCGTTGACCTCGACCGCGCGGTGGTCCGCGCCACGGCGCGTCCCCGAGCCCTGCGGCAGCTGCTGCACGGCGTCCCGTTCGGGCACCCCGTCCACCCGCTGATGGTGCAGGTCCCGCTCGGCGCCTGGATCTCGGCGGCGGTGCTCGACCTGCTGGGCGGTCGTGGCAACGCCCGGGCCGCGAAGACCCTGGTCGGTGTCGGACTGGTCTCCGCGAGCAGCGCGAGCGTCGCTGGGTACGTGGACTGGGCGGAGCTCGACCGCGAGCAGCTGCGCACCGGCTGGGTGCACCAGGCCGTGAACTGGATCGGCATCTCGCTGTACGGCCTGTCGTGGGTGCAGCGCCGGGCCGGGAACCACGGGGCCGGCAAGGTGCTCGGGTTCGCGGGGCTGCTCGTCGTGAGCGTCGGCGGCTACCTCGGAGGGCACCTGGCGTACCGCCAGCGTGCCGGTGTGAGCGACCACGGCGAGGTACCGTTCGACCGCTGA
- a CDS encoding ATP-dependent Clp protease ATP-binding subunit: MANLQGAPDSQERQKTALEQYGVDLTAIARSGKLDPVVGRDAEIRRVSQVLTRRTKNNPVLIGEPGVGKTAVVEGLAQRIVAGDVADSLKDKRLVSLDMSALIAGAKYRGEFEERLKAVLKEIDESDGQVITFIDELHTLMGAGGGEGSVAASNMLKPMLARGELRLIGATTLDEYREYIEKDAALERRFQQVFVGEPTVEDTVAILRGLKERYEAHHKVTINDSALVAAASLSNRYISGRQLPDKAIDLIDEAASRLRMEIDSSPVEIDELKRTVDRLRVEEFALKQEKDDASKARLETLRAELAGRQTLLDELEQRWQAERASLNRIGELKQQLDELNMRSQRAQREADYETVSRLEYGEKPRIEAELAAAEQAESAERMVNDSVTDEDIASVIAQWTGIPMGRLLQGETEKLLHLETELGRRIIGQRSAVGTVSEAVRRTRAGISDPDRPTGSFLFLGPTGVGKTELAKALAEFLFDDEKALVRIDMSEYGEKHSVARLIGAPPGYVGYEAGGQLTETVRRRPYSVVLLDEVEKAHPEVFDVLLQVLDDGRLTDGQGRTVDFRNTILILTSNLGSQFMTDLSLSDAQREEAVRELVQQAFRPEFVNRLDDIVVFQALTSDDLGQIVSLYVDRLARRLSDRRLELAVTPQARGWLAERGYDPVYGARPLRRLMQRQIDDQLARGILSGAVRDGDTVRVDVADGGDALVVEPFELAEIVEE, translated from the coding sequence ATGGCGAACCTCCAGGGCGCTCCCGACTCGCAGGAACGGCAGAAGACCGCCCTCGAGCAGTACGGCGTCGACCTCACCGCGATCGCCCGGAGCGGCAAGCTCGACCCGGTCGTCGGCCGGGACGCCGAGATCCGCCGGGTGTCGCAGGTGCTCACCCGCCGCACGAAGAACAACCCGGTGCTCATCGGTGAGCCCGGTGTCGGCAAGACCGCCGTCGTCGAGGGGCTCGCACAGCGCATCGTCGCCGGGGACGTCGCCGACTCGCTCAAGGACAAGCGCCTCGTCTCGCTCGACATGTCCGCGCTCATCGCCGGTGCCAAGTACCGGGGTGAGTTCGAGGAGCGGCTCAAGGCCGTCCTCAAGGAGATCGACGAGTCGGACGGGCAGGTCATCACCTTCATCGACGAGCTGCACACCCTGATGGGCGCCGGCGGCGGTGAGGGATCGGTCGCGGCGTCGAACATGCTCAAGCCGATGCTCGCGCGCGGTGAGCTCCGGCTCATCGGCGCGACGACGCTCGACGAGTACCGCGAGTACATCGAGAAGGACGCCGCGCTCGAGCGCCGCTTCCAGCAGGTCTTCGTGGGGGAGCCCACGGTCGAGGACACCGTTGCGATCCTGCGCGGACTCAAGGAGCGGTACGAGGCGCACCACAAGGTGACGATCAACGACTCCGCGCTGGTGGCCGCGGCGAGCTTGTCGAACCGGTACATCTCCGGCCGTCAGCTGCCCGACAAGGCCATCGACCTGATCGACGAGGCCGCGAGCCGACTCCGCATGGAGATCGACTCCAGCCCGGTCGAGATCGACGAGCTCAAGCGCACCGTCGACCGGCTGCGCGTCGAGGAGTTCGCGCTGAAGCAGGAGAAGGACGACGCCTCGAAGGCGCGCCTCGAGACGCTGCGCGCCGAGCTCGCCGGACGGCAGACGCTGCTCGACGAGCTCGAGCAGCGCTGGCAGGCCGAGCGGGCCAGCCTGAACCGGATCGGTGAGCTGAAGCAGCAGCTCGACGAGCTGAACATGCGCAGCCAGCGGGCGCAGCGCGAGGCCGACTACGAGACGGTGTCCCGGCTCGAGTACGGCGAGAAGCCGCGCATCGAGGCCGAGCTCGCCGCCGCCGAGCAGGCCGAGAGTGCCGAGCGCATGGTCAACGACAGCGTCACCGACGAGGACATCGCCTCCGTGATCGCGCAGTGGACGGGCATCCCGATGGGGCGTCTGCTGCAGGGCGAGACCGAGAAGCTGCTGCACCTGGAGACCGAGCTCGGCCGCCGGATCATCGGGCAGCGGAGCGCGGTCGGCACCGTGTCCGAGGCCGTCCGGCGGACCCGCGCAGGCATCTCCGACCCGGACCGTCCGACGGGCTCGTTCCTGTTCCTCGGTCCCACCGGTGTCGGCAAGACCGAGCTCGCGAAGGCGCTCGCCGAGTTCCTGTTCGACGACGAGAAGGCCCTCGTCCGGATCGACATGAGCGAGTACGGCGAGAAGCACTCGGTCGCGCGGCTCATCGGCGCCCCGCCCGGGTACGTCGGCTACGAGGCCGGCGGGCAGCTCACCGAGACCGTCCGGCGTCGGCCCTACTCCGTCGTGCTGCTCGACGAGGTCGAGAAGGCGCACCCGGAGGTCTTCGACGTCCTGCTCCAGGTGCTCGACGACGGACGACTGACCGACGGGCAAGGTCGGACGGTCGACTTCCGGAACACGATCCTCATCCTGACGTCGAACCTCGGCTCGCAGTTCATGACGGATCTGTCCCTGTCGGACGCGCAGCGCGAGGAGGCGGTCCGCGAGCTCGTGCAGCAGGCGTTCCGTCCCGAGTTCGTGAACCGGCTCGACGACATCGTCGTGTTCCAGGCGCTCACGAGCGACGACCTCGGTCAGATCGTCTCGCTGTACGTCGACCGGCTCGCCCGCCGCCTGTCCGACCGGCGGCTCGAGCTCGCGGTCACGCCGCAGGCACGTGGCTGGCTCGCCGAGCGCGGGTACGACCCGGTGTACGGGGCGCGCCCGCTCCGCCGGTTGATGCAGCGGCAGATCGACGACCAGCTCGCGCGCGGCATCCTGTCGGGGGCCGTGCGCGACGGCGACACGGTGCGGGTCGACGTCGCCGACGGCGGCGACGCGCTCGTCGTCGAACCGTTCGAACTGGCGGAGATCGTCGAGGAGTGA
- a CDS encoding sugar transferase — protein sequence MLATLDLVLLTVAFTTAHLLRFPWEVPPVHTAPGWTEFLVAPCIVVLWMTMLSVFRTRHPRIVGVGGDEYRRLLTASLLTGAAVAIVAYAVRLDLARGYVAIAFPLGLVLLALGRKAVRTVLAGQRARGRRLQDVLLVGDLDDVRYVGRRIVVTPAAGYRVGGVVTDCPAPDGLVDLDGVRLPVLGGLDRVLDLAASTGVAAVVVAGAVRGGHERLRRLGWELEERGVELVVSSPLADIAAGRVHERPVDGLPLMHVELPDYRRRAGKRVLDVVAATLGLVLLAPVFAVVAAAIRLDDGGPVLFRQARVGRGGQEFPILKFRTMCVDAESRVADLAQYNQGAGPLFKMQADPRVTRVGAFLRRTSLDELPQLWNVLTGTMSLVGPRPALPREVAVYRDFADRRLLVTPGITGLWQVSGRSDLDWAEGVRLDLHYVENWSFLHDVVILARTIPSVLRSRGAY from the coding sequence GTGCTCGCGACACTCGACCTCGTCCTGCTCACCGTCGCCTTCACGACGGCGCACCTGCTCCGCTTCCCCTGGGAGGTGCCACCGGTGCACACCGCGCCGGGGTGGACCGAGTTCCTCGTCGCGCCCTGCATCGTCGTGCTCTGGATGACGATGCTGTCGGTCTTCCGCACGCGGCACCCGCGGATCGTCGGGGTCGGCGGTGACGAGTACCGCCGGCTCCTCACGGCGAGCCTGCTCACCGGCGCCGCGGTCGCGATCGTCGCGTACGCCGTCCGACTCGACCTCGCCCGCGGCTACGTCGCGATCGCGTTCCCCCTCGGTCTCGTGCTGCTCGCACTCGGACGGAAGGCCGTCCGCACCGTGCTCGCGGGGCAGCGTGCCCGGGGTCGGCGGCTGCAGGACGTCCTGCTCGTCGGCGACCTGGACGACGTCCGCTACGTCGGGCGACGGATCGTCGTGACGCCGGCAGCCGGGTACCGCGTCGGTGGGGTCGTCACGGACTGCCCGGCCCCGGACGGCCTCGTCGACCTCGACGGGGTCCGGCTGCCCGTGCTCGGCGGGCTCGACCGGGTGCTCGACCTCGCGGCGTCGACCGGCGTCGCGGCCGTGGTCGTCGCGGGTGCCGTGCGGGGTGGTCACGAGCGGCTCCGGCGGCTCGGGTGGGAGCTCGAGGAGCGCGGGGTCGAGCTCGTGGTGTCGTCGCCGCTCGCGGACATCGCCGCCGGCCGGGTGCACGAGCGCCCCGTGGACGGTCTGCCGCTCATGCACGTCGAACTCCCGGACTACCGGCGCCGCGCGGGCAAGCGGGTCCTCGACGTCGTCGCGGCGACGCTCGGACTCGTGCTCCTCGCGCCGGTGTTCGCCGTCGTCGCGGCGGCGATCCGGCTCGACGACGGCGGGCCGGTGCTGTTCCGGCAGGCGCGCGTGGGCCGCGGCGGGCAGGAGTTCCCGATCCTGAAGTTCCGGACGATGTGCGTCGACGCCGAATCGCGCGTCGCCGACCTCGCGCAGTACAACCAGGGCGCAGGTCCCCTGTTCAAGATGCAGGCCGACCCGCGGGTGACCCGCGTCGGCGCGTTCCTCCGCCGGACGTCGCTCGACGAGCTCCCGCAGCTCTGGAACGTCCTGACCGGCACGATGAGCCTGGTGGGGCCACGTCCGGCGCTCCCGCGCGAGGTCGCCGTCTACCGGGACTTCGCGGATCGCCGCCTGCTCGTGACCCCGGGCATCACCGGGCTCTGGCAGGTCAGCGGTCGCTCCGACCTGGACTGGGCCGAGGGCGTCCGGCTCGACCTGCACTACGTCGAGAACTGGTCGTTCCTGCACGACGTCGTCATCCTGGCGCGGACGATCCCGTCCGTGCTGCGTTCCCGCGGCGCCTACTAG
- the tatA gene encoding twin-arginine translocase TatA/TatE family subunit — translation MLQGLGGVHLLIILGIIILLFGATKLPALAKGLGQSINIFKKEMGDDKKGKDDTTVTTVAPDTTTGTAQSAAPAQPVVNPGPSVQPNSDSRQ, via the coding sequence ATGTTGCAAGGCCTCGGCGGGGTGCACCTGCTGATCATCCTCGGCATCATCATCCTGCTGTTCGGTGCGACCAAGCTCCCGGCACTCGCCAAGGGCCTCGGTCAGTCGATCAACATCTTCAAGAAGGAGATGGGTGACGACAAGAAGGGCAAGGACGACACGACGGTCACCACCGTCGCGCCGGACACCACCACGGGCACGGCGCAGTCGGCCGCTCCCGCACAGCCAGTGGTCAACCCCGGCCCCTCGGTGCAGCCGAACTCGGACAGCCGGCAGTAA
- a CDS encoding response regulator transcription factor encodes MRILVVDDETALADLIARGLARQGMVADVAYRGDDADELLAVNDYDVVVLDRDVPGLHGDVVARRLAARGALTRILMLTAATTLADRVHGLELGADDYLAKPFEYPELVARVRALGRRSVAPVAPVLDRAGFVLDSNRRTVTRDGRPLDLTSKELGVLEVLLRADGRYVSAEELLEKVWDVHTDPFTSAVRVTMSKLRRKLGAPDPIRTVPGQGYAL; translated from the coding sequence ATGCGCATCCTGGTGGTGGACGACGAGACAGCACTGGCCGACCTGATCGCCAGGGGCCTCGCGCGGCAGGGCATGGTGGCGGACGTCGCGTACCGCGGGGACGACGCTGACGAGCTCCTCGCCGTGAACGACTACGACGTGGTCGTGCTCGACCGTGACGTGCCGGGTCTGCACGGCGACGTGGTGGCCCGCCGACTCGCGGCGCGTGGCGCGCTCACCCGTATCCTGATGCTCACCGCGGCGACGACCCTCGCCGACCGGGTGCACGGCCTGGAACTCGGCGCGGACGACTACCTGGCGAAGCCGTTCGAGTACCCGGAACTGGTGGCCAGGGTGCGGGCGCTCGGCCGACGCAGTGTCGCGCCGGTCGCTCCGGTGCTCGATCGCGCGGGGTTCGTGCTCGACTCGAACCGCCGCACGGTGACCCGGGACGGGCGTCCGCTCGACCTGACGTCGAAGGAGCTCGGCGTCCTCGAGGTGCTGCTGCGGGCGGACGGTCGGTACGTCTCGGCCGAGGAGCTGCTCGAGAAGGTCTGGGACGTGCACACCGACCCGTTCACGTCGGCGGTGCGGGTGACGATGTCGAAGCTGCGCAGGAAGCTCGGCGCCCCCGACCCGATCCGCACGGTGCCGGGTCAGGGGTACGCACTGTGA
- a CDS encoding sensor histidine kinase — MADADREVALIAVVAEQQWQWSTSAVVVAGGLAGGIGWFVSRRMLSPIDRITATANRISATTLDERIALDGPDDELRRLSRTIDALLDRLEAAFEAQRRFVSHAAHELRTPLAVQRATLQIGLPDDATPPDVVAARTEMLEQNRRTEHLVESLLVLAEAERGLEGSSVLVDLGSCVAAAVGGVRAAAAVTGVSLSVEGTAPDGVVGEPVLVQQLLGNLLDNAVEYNVPGGVVRVELHAGGFVVENSGPDVPATEIAALSQPFRRGAQTGSHRHSGLGLSIITAIVTAHGWSLVLAPGERGGLRVAVGVSSV; from the coding sequence GTGGCCGACGCGGACCGCGAGGTGGCGCTGATCGCGGTCGTCGCCGAGCAGCAGTGGCAGTGGTCCACGTCGGCGGTCGTGGTGGCCGGCGGCCTGGCGGGTGGGATCGGCTGGTTCGTCAGTCGACGGATGCTCTCGCCGATCGACCGGATCACCGCCACCGCGAACCGGATCTCGGCGACGACGCTCGACGAACGGATCGCGCTCGACGGTCCGGACGACGAACTCCGCCGCCTCTCCCGCACCATCGACGCGCTGCTCGACCGGCTCGAGGCCGCGTTCGAGGCCCAGCGCCGGTTCGTGTCGCACGCGGCGCACGAGCTGCGGACGCCGCTGGCCGTCCAGCGTGCGACGCTCCAGATCGGACTGCCGGACGACGCCACACCACCCGACGTGGTCGCTGCGCGGACGGAGATGCTCGAGCAGAACCGGCGGACCGAGCACCTGGTCGAGTCGCTCCTGGTCCTCGCCGAGGCCGAACGCGGTCTGGAGGGCAGCTCGGTCCTGGTCGACCTCGGATCGTGCGTCGCGGCTGCGGTGGGCGGTGTCCGCGCCGCTGCTGCGGTGACGGGAGTCTCCCTGTCGGTCGAGGGGACCGCGCCCGACGGGGTGGTCGGAGAACCCGTCCTCGTCCAGCAGCTGCTGGGCAACCTGCTCGACAACGCCGTCGAGTACAACGTCCCCGGCGGCGTCGTCCGGGTCGAGCTGCACGCGGGCGGCTTCGTCGTCGAGAACAGCGGACCGGACGTCCCCGCGACGGAGATCGCCGCGCTGTCGCAGCCCTTCCGTCGTGGCGCACAGACCGGCTCGCACCGGCACAGCGGTCTCGGGCTGTCGATCATCACCGCGATCGTCACCGCGCACGGCTGGAGCCTCGTCCTGGCGCCCGGCGAGCGAGGCGGCCTCCGGGTCGCGGTCGGTGTTTCGTCGGTGTGA
- a CDS encoding peptidoglycan-binding protein yields the protein MAASRARHVVVSTCFVAAVLGAGVAAWSVVTPADSAPASARQTPAPATTTITKGDLTDTKVFSGSLGFDRPVPLPGSATGTVTWLPEPGKVIARDQPLYAVDEHPVRAMYGSVPLWRDLTRGAEGADVHQLNENLAALGYGVSVDDVFGPRTERAVRQWQEHHGLTVDGSLGADDIAFVPGEVRVASRTAQLGAPVNGDVLQLTGTTPVALVTVQPADEQRLAVGTTVSMRIGGVGDPVEGAVVDTRQDEDQGDGTVEVTIAFDPGDRDVPQGGSVQVTASGQSAHDVLSVPVAALVAGDGKAFALDVVRSSGATERVPVTVSFVAEGRAAIDGAVRQGDRVVMPS from the coding sequence ATGGCGGCATCGCGCGCACGTCACGTCGTGGTGTCGACGTGCTTCGTGGCCGCGGTCCTGGGCGCCGGGGTCGCCGCCTGGAGCGTCGTCACACCGGCGGACTCCGCGCCGGCGTCGGCACGGCAGACTCCCGCACCCGCGACGACGACCATCACCAAGGGCGACCTGACCGACACGAAGGTGTTCTCCGGCAGCCTCGGCTTCGACCGACCGGTGCCGTTGCCGGGGAGCGCGACGGGCACGGTCACGTGGTTGCCCGAACCGGGAAAGGTGATCGCCCGGGACCAGCCGCTGTACGCCGTGGACGAGCATCCCGTCCGGGCCATGTACGGCAGTGTCCCGCTCTGGCGCGACCTGACACGCGGCGCGGAGGGCGCCGACGTGCACCAGCTGAACGAGAACCTCGCCGCGCTCGGCTACGGCGTCTCGGTGGACGACGTCTTCGGGCCTCGGACCGAGCGAGCCGTCCGGCAGTGGCAGGAGCACCACGGCCTGACCGTCGACGGCTCCCTGGGCGCCGACGACATCGCGTTCGTCCCTGGCGAGGTCCGGGTCGCGTCGCGGACGGCGCAGCTCGGCGCACCGGTCAACGGCGACGTCCTGCAGCTCACGGGGACCACCCCGGTGGCACTCGTCACCGTGCAGCCCGCCGACGAGCAGCGGCTCGCGGTCGGGACGACGGTCAGCATGCGGATCGGTGGTGTCGGCGACCCGGTCGAGGGGGCGGTCGTCGACACCCGGCAGGACGAGGACCAGGGTGACGGCACCGTCGAGGTCACGATCGCGTTCGACCCGGGCGACCGGGACGTCCCACAAGGCGGCTCGGTGCAGGTGACGGCGTCCGGGCAGTCCGCACACGACGTGCTCTCCGTCCCGGTCGCGGCCCTCGTCGCCGGCGACGGGAAGGCGTTCGCGCTCGACGTCGTCCGGTCGTCCGGGGCGACCGAGCGGGTCCCGGTGACCGTGTCGTTCGTTGCCGAGGGCCGTGCCGCCATCGACGGCGCCGTGCGCCAGGGCGATCGCGTGGTGATGCCCTCGTGA
- a CDS encoding MFS transporter, giving the protein MSAPAATAPLRDDRRTVLVVAILASFVVGLDTSVVNVALPVIRQDLGGGLVVQQWVVDAYLVTLGSLILVAGSLSDAFGRVRIVRWGLVVFGVASVVCAVAPTGAVLIVARALQGVGGALVTPSSLALIVAAFRGSAQTKAIGTWTGWSSAAMILGPLVGGLIVDGIGWRWIFVLTTVPIVVTIVLVTRITGDVHPAHRPRIDVTGAVLAVLGVGGAVLGLIEQERLGWTAPVVVVALVVGAASLLAFVPWERHVTRAGRVPLVPLELFRARNFSVGNAATLSVYGALGMVGFVVTLFVQEVWGFPAWLAGLATLPPTLLLLLLSSTVGVLAGRYGPRWFMAAGPAVAAVGALLMLAAGQDPRAYWWSVLPGLVLVGVGIATMVTPLTSAVLGSVPESEAGVGSAVNNALARIASLVTVALAGVVLGGGMNTAGFHRAAVVMACLLAAGAVVSAVGIRNDPART; this is encoded by the coding sequence ATGAGCGCCCCGGCCGCCACGGCACCCCTGCGGGACGACCGGCGCACCGTGCTCGTCGTCGCGATCCTCGCCTCGTTCGTGGTGGGTCTCGACACGAGCGTCGTGAACGTGGCGCTCCCCGTGATCCGCCAGGACCTCGGCGGCGGGCTCGTCGTGCAGCAGTGGGTCGTCGACGCCTACCTGGTGACGCTCGGGTCGTTGATCCTCGTCGCGGGGTCGCTCTCCGACGCGTTCGGACGGGTCCGCATCGTCAGGTGGGGACTCGTCGTCTTCGGGGTCGCATCGGTGGTGTGCGCCGTCGCCCCCACCGGGGCGGTGCTCATCGTCGCCCGCGCGCTGCAGGGCGTCGGCGGCGCCCTCGTCACCCCGAGCTCGCTCGCGCTCATCGTCGCGGCGTTCCGGGGGTCGGCGCAGACGAAGGCGATCGGGACGTGGACCGGCTGGTCGAGCGCGGCGATGATCCTCGGTCCGCTGGTCGGCGGGCTCATCGTCGACGGGATCGGCTGGCGGTGGATCTTCGTGCTCACAACGGTGCCGATCGTCGTCACGATCGTGCTCGTGACCCGGATCACCGGCGACGTGCACCCGGCACACCGGCCGCGGATCGACGTCACGGGTGCGGTGCTCGCGGTGCTCGGCGTCGGCGGGGCGGTGCTCGGGCTGATCGAGCAGGAGCGCCTCGGCTGGACCGCCCCCGTGGTCGTCGTGGCCCTGGTGGTCGGTGCCGCGTCCCTGCTGGCGTTCGTCCCGTGGGAGCGACACGTCACCCGGGCCGGTCGGGTGCCGCTCGTGCCGCTCGAACTCTTCCGGGCGCGGAACTTCTCGGTCGGCAACGCGGCGACGCTGTCCGTCTACGGCGCGCTCGGCATGGTCGGCTTCGTCGTGACGCTCTTCGTCCAGGAGGTCTGGGGCTTCCCGGCCTGGCTCGCCGGCCTCGCGACGCTGCCCCCGACCCTGCTGCTCCTGCTGCTGTCCTCCACCGTCGGAGTCCTGGCTGGACGCTACGGCCCGCGGTGGTTCATGGCGGCCGGCCCCGCGGTCGCCGCCGTCGGTGCGCTCCTCATGCTCGCCGCCGGTCAGGACCCGCGGGCGTACTGGTGGTCGGTGCTCCCGGGCCTGGTGCTCGTGGGGGTCGGGATCGCCACGATGGTGACGCCCCTGACCAGTGCGGTGCTCGGGTCGGTCCCGGAGTCCGAGGCCGGCGTCGGGTCGGCCGTGAACAACGCCCTCGCGCGGATCGCCAGCCTGGTGACGGTGGCGCTCGCCGGGGTCGTCCTCGGTGGTGGGATGAACACCGCCGGGTTCCACCGCGCCGCGGTCGTGATGGCGTGCCTGCTCGCCGCCGGCGCCGTCGTCAGCGCGGTCGGGATCCGGAATGATCCCGCGCGCACATGA